The following proteins come from a genomic window of Miscanthus floridulus cultivar M001 chromosome 2, ASM1932011v1, whole genome shotgun sequence:
- the LOC136539195 gene encoding probable chromo domain-containing protein LHP1, which yields MGRNRKESGYPTAALEEEQEEAEEHTEEGDEEEGEEQTEEGSGGEDQAEAEAETPAQEAVEPPKLAEGFYEIEAIRRRRLRKGQLQYLVKWHGWPESANTWEPLENLKACSDIVDAFNKRSRSPRSSRKRKRKTATTPTSDPNPSRGKRGRPPRSEARSMQGIHASEVKKLPCRTSSRRANNNSNKTSPGGLDASVNLLGQRVVQEGSSGVVSVGFLSQGAPLSVSLTDQQDVQHPANGSLKVDNSIRATPPQGGQVTGAKKRKSGCVRRFKQDEVTQEHGDIRDRTSDKPGNETVDSTEGETGDKNKGEDSGNQIHMPKIIKIIKPVRYFATVMDGVQQVAITFKALRSDGEEVFVDDNQLKAKEPLVLINYYEQHLRYNPTS from the exons ATGGGGCGGAACAGGAAGGAGTCAGGCTATCCGACGGCGGCTCTAGAGGAGGAGCAAGAAGAGGCGGAGGAACATACTGAGGAGGGCGACGAGGAAGAGGGGGAGGAACAGACGGAGGAGGGGTCTGGTGGGGAGGATCAGGCCGAGGCTGAGGCGGAGACGCCGGCACAGGAAGCAGTGGAGCCGCCGAAGCTGGCCGAGGGCTTCTACGAGATTGAggccatccgccgccgccgcctccgcaagGGCCAGCTTCAATACCTCGTCAAGTG GCATGGGTGGCCGGAGAGTGCGAACACATGGGAACCCCTTGAAAACCTGAAGGCCTGTTCCGACATTGTTGATGCTTTCAATAAGCG GTCAAGGTCGCCCAGGTCCTCTCGAAAGCGAAAGCGTAAGACTGCAACAACTCCAACATCTGATCCTAACCCTTCTCGTGGCAAACGTGGACGACCACCTCGGTCGGAGGCCCGGAGCATGCAAGGCATACATGCCTCAGAAGTGAAGAAACTGCCCTGCAGGACAAGTAGTAGGAGAGCAAATAATAATAGTAACAAGACCTCACCTGGGGGCCTTGATGCATCAGTGAACTTGCTTGGGCAAAGAGTAGTACAGGAGGGTAGTTCTGGTGTGGTCTCAGTTGGGTTTCTGTCTCAAGGGGCTCCCTTATCTGTTAGCTTGACTGACCAACAAGATGTGCAGCACCCTGCTAATGGTTCATTGAAGGTGGACAATTCAATACGAGCAACCCCACCTCAGGGTGGACAGGTGACAGGTGCCAAGAAGCGCAAGTCTGGATGTGTCAGAAGGTTCAAGCAGGATGAAGTAACACAGGAGCATGGAGATATCCGTGATCGCACGAGTGACAAGCCAGGCAATGAGACTGTTGATTCCACAGAAGGAGAAACTGGTGATAAGAACAAGGGGGAGGACTCTGGTAACCAAATTCATATGCCTAAGATCATTAAGATCATCAAGCCAGTTCGCTATTTTGCCACAGTTATGGATGGTGTGCAGCAAGTTGCAATAACATTCAAGGCACTCAG